In one window of Calditrichota bacterium DNA:
- the glgA gene encoding glycogen synthase GlgA produces MASKFNILFVASEVAPFAKTGGLADVANSLPKALKNLRHDVRIFMPRYRQISDRKFVLREVIRLQDITLSVGGKEISFDIKSAFLPGTKIQVYFLDYKPYFDRDGLYVDPETGQDYPDNDERFILFNKAAIEILKILHWQADVIHCNDWQSALIPAYIKTVHANDPFFSKMHTLLTIHNIGYQGNFSAESFAKTGLPNDLFYPTGPVEFYGKFSFLKAGIYFSDKINTVSPTYAREIQQSSEYGFGLEGLLRERSKDVHGILNGVDYTDWDPSVDTHIAVNYDSKTLSQKVENKKALLEEVALPFDENTPLIGTVSRLADQKGFDILAEAMDDLMKLDLEYVLLGTGEPQYHKLFEIFQKKYPRKISAQLKFDNRLAHLIEAGSDMFLMPSKYEPCGLNQMYSLRYGTIPIVRKTGGLADTVVNFNPETHSGTGFVFEEYSASALIEAVKRAVETFQNKKIWVQLQKQAMKQDFSWDASAKEYLKLYAQLRGAK; encoded by the coding sequence ATGGCCTCGAAATTCAACATACTGTTTGTAGCATCTGAAGTTGCCCCTTTTGCAAAAACGGGCGGTTTGGCCGATGTGGCAAACTCTCTTCCAAAGGCCCTGAAGAATTTAAGGCATGATGTTCGAATTTTTATGCCCCGGTACCGTCAAATCAGCGATCGAAAATTTGTGTTGAGAGAGGTCATTCGTCTTCAAGATATCACGCTGTCTGTTGGGGGAAAAGAAATCTCATTCGATATCAAATCCGCCTTTTTGCCCGGCACAAAAATTCAGGTCTATTTTTTGGATTACAAACCCTATTTCGATCGCGATGGGCTGTATGTGGATCCGGAAACCGGACAGGATTACCCGGATAATGATGAACGATTCATCCTGTTTAATAAGGCCGCTATCGAGATATTGAAAATCTTGCATTGGCAGGCAGATGTGATCCATTGTAACGACTGGCAGTCGGCTCTTATTCCGGCGTACATCAAAACGGTTCATGCAAACGATCCGTTCTTCAGTAAGATGCACACCTTGTTGACGATCCACAACATTGGCTATCAGGGAAATTTCTCGGCCGAATCGTTTGCTAAAACAGGGTTGCCAAACGATCTGTTTTACCCTACCGGTCCCGTTGAATTTTATGGAAAGTTCAGCTTTTTAAAAGCCGGTATCTATTTTTCGGATAAAATCAACACGGTCAGTCCAACATACGCCCGGGAAATTCAGCAGTCTTCCGAATACGGATTTGGACTGGAAGGACTTCTTCGGGAGCGGTCAAAGGATGTGCACGGTATTTTAAATGGAGTGGATTATACCGATTGGGACCCTTCGGTTGATACGCATATTGCCGTGAATTACGATAGTAAAACCCTCAGCCAAAAGGTTGAAAACAAAAAGGCGCTGCTTGAGGAAGTGGCATTGCCATTTGACGAAAACACTCCCCTGATAGGTACGGTTTCCCGTTTGGCCGATCAGAAAGGATTTGATATTTTGGCAGAGGCCATGGATGACCTGATGAAACTGGATTTGGAATATGTTCTGCTTGGGACGGGTGAACCCCAATATCACAAATTATTTGAAATCTTCCAGAAAAAATATCCCCGCAAAATAAGCGCCCAGTTGAAATTTGATAACCGACTGGCGCACCTGATCGAAGCAGGAAGTGATATGTTTTTGATGCCGTCAAAATATGAGCCCTGCGGTCTGAATCAAATGTACAGCCTTCGGTACGGGACAATTCCAATTGTACGAAAAACGGGTGGATTGGCCGATACGGTGGTCAATTTTAATCCAGAAACACATTCCGGTACAGGGTTTGTTTTTGAAGAGTATTCTGCGTCAGCGCTTATTGAAGCCGTCAAACGAGCGGTAGAAACGTTTCAGAATAAAAAAATATGGGTGCAATTGCAAAAACAGGCGATGAAACAGGACTTCTCCTGGGATGCATCCGCAAAGGAGTATCTAAAATTATATGCCCAATTACGGGGTGCTAAATAA
- a CDS encoding STAS domain-containing protein, translated as MEGIRILDRYVGLYEDIVYIRIIGYIDTTTSLELVQHFKDLMKKGNYQFVVDMSGVNYVSSAGWGVFVGEIKDIRDNGGDIKIVHMTPEVYDVFEMLEFNRILKVYDSVPEAINEFDFIRGFDLTQTPVKELPPEERTVHKEKMHVAVGEPMLEVPVMRSGTHERKWDMQQSNPKYLPLAEKIKQVIIENPLSSFWQIKKQLKSEKYGHVKISPWKLHNLLKELNLDSKERRMRFYRSR; from the coding sequence ATGGAAGGTATTCGAATACTTGATCGGTATGTGGGTTTATACGAAGATATCGTGTATATTCGGATTATTGGTTATATCGACACAACAACATCTTTGGAATTGGTTCAGCATTTTAAGGATTTAATGAAAAAGGGGAACTATCAATTTGTTGTGGATATGAGTGGGGTCAATTATGTAAGCAGTGCGGGTTGGGGTGTTTTCGTTGGGGAGATCAAAGATATTCGGGACAATGGGGGCGATATAAAGATTGTACATATGACCCCTGAAGTATATGATGTATTTGAGATGCTTGAGTTTAATAGGATTTTAAAAGTCTATGATTCTGTTCCTGAAGCCATTAATGAATTCGATTTTATACGGGGATTTGACCTGACTCAAACACCGGTAAAAGAATTACCTCCCGAAGAGCGAACCGTTCATAAAGAAAAGATGCATGTGGCTGTCGGAGAACCCATGTTGGAAGTGCCTGTAATGCGGTCCGGCACGCACGAACGAAAATGGGACATGCAGCAGTCAAATCCGAAATACCTTCCATTGGCGGAAAAAATTAAACAGGTCATTATAGAAAACCCGCTGTCCAGTTTTTGGCAGATAAAAAAACAACTTAAATCAGAAAAATACGGGCATGTCAAAATTAGTCCCTGGAAATTGCACAACCTGTTAAAAGAACTGAATTTAGACTCCAAAGAACGCCGAATGCGGTTTTATCGTTCACGCTAA
- a CDS encoding polysaccharide biosynthesis tyrosine autokinase: MDLDQFFIEEETNDGQNFDIKKYIKGIYKRKWLVIAVFLVVLIPWVLYVKSQPPQYEAFALIRFKNYESKNLRALNEGRITELRSRTFAERVVAQLGLTLEIIHPKNEKHPLQRDDIFYEFYTDKNPVSGNYKLVFDKKLKEYRLYYITLEKREKLISQGDFSKIVDSDLTLNGFTFRIKPSIVDKISVVNFAVKDFFSTVNSFRAHVSVDMNRAGTLMRLSIVDKNPYLVANMVNELADLFVQESVSSQRKRSKNYKDILEQKLMVSKENLDKANAELKAFKQTHYINLDNEVNSKIAEISSLQAKVSNLKETASSLSMLLAKLKSVDKNSNKLSYIYREIANNMAFKNDPSMGILKQQLLDLESKRAELIKQVNVTHPDVIKLDQQIQTIYSEIQTIAENRLNEIYREVNSLATSEKDIRQNLRVLPAEELRLAELTQNVKVANTIYSDLLAKYQEAQITESVETQDIDILDPAIPPQYPVNRDKKKKAAMGGFLALFLSLGTAITLEFMDKTIKTPEDVKKYLKLSVIGTIPNVKFDEEIELNDADKIKKIDSQLVTYDYSPTPVGEAYRALRTKIMFSKNTGRIKTLVVTSFAPGDGKSFTCSNLAITLAQHKTNVLLVDADLRRGVQHNTFSVAKEPGLTNYLMGVATFNEVTQETHVPNLYMVSCGSMVPNPSELLGSMRLKRFIDEAKRRFDFIMFDTPPLNAATDSVVLGTQVDGLLIIARAEVTNRNVAKQKLDLFENVPVNIIGAVLNGSEQDLAHEGYSYYHY; the protein is encoded by the coding sequence ATGGATTTGGATCAGTTCTTCATTGAAGAAGAAACGAATGATGGACAGAATTTTGATATCAAAAAATATATTAAGGGTATTTATAAGCGGAAGTGGCTGGTAATTGCAGTATTTTTGGTTGTCTTAATTCCATGGGTTCTTTATGTAAAAAGCCAGCCCCCGCAATACGAAGCCTTTGCCCTTATCCGATTTAAGAATTACGAATCGAAAAATCTTCGTGCCTTAAATGAAGGGCGAATTACCGAATTAAGAAGCCGGACCTTCGCGGAACGGGTTGTTGCGCAATTGGGATTAACGCTGGAAATTATTCACCCCAAAAATGAAAAACACCCCTTGCAAAGGGATGATATTTTTTACGAATTCTATACCGATAAAAACCCGGTTTCAGGAAACTATAAGCTGGTGTTTGATAAAAAATTAAAAGAATACAGGCTGTATTATATTACACTCGAAAAGCGCGAAAAACTAATTTCTCAGGGAGATTTTTCCAAAATAGTGGACAGCGACTTAACGCTGAACGGTTTCACGTTTCGAATTAAACCTTCGATAGTGGATAAAATTTCTGTTGTGAATTTTGCTGTAAAGGATTTCTTCTCAACGGTCAATTCTTTTCGTGCTCATGTTTCAGTGGACATGAATCGGGCGGGAACACTCATGCGGTTGAGTATCGTTGACAAAAATCCCTATCTTGTTGCAAATATGGTCAATGAGCTGGCCGATCTTTTTGTTCAAGAAAGTGTTTCGTCTCAACGAAAGAGATCAAAAAACTATAAAGACATTCTTGAACAGAAGCTGATGGTTTCAAAAGAGAATTTGGATAAAGCCAATGCAGAACTGAAAGCTTTTAAGCAGACCCATTATATCAATCTTGACAATGAAGTCAATTCAAAAATTGCAGAAATATCCTCCCTTCAGGCAAAGGTTAGCAATCTTAAAGAGACAGCCAGCAGTCTTTCAATGTTGTTGGCGAAATTGAAATCAGTGGATAAAAATTCAAATAAGCTTTCCTATATCTACCGGGAAATTGCAAATAACATGGCTTTTAAGAATGACCCCTCCATGGGAATCCTTAAACAGCAACTCCTGGATCTTGAAAGCAAACGGGCCGAGCTCATTAAACAGGTAAATGTGACCCATCCGGATGTGATTAAGCTGGATCAACAGATTCAGACGATTTACTCCGAAATTCAAACCATTGCGGAAAATCGATTGAATGAGATTTATCGGGAAGTCAATTCGTTAGCCACTTCGGAAAAGGATATCCGGCAGAATTTGAGAGTTCTTCCTGCGGAAGAGCTTCGATTGGCAGAGCTGACCCAGAATGTGAAAGTGGCCAACACCATTTATTCTGATTTGCTTGCGAAATATCAGGAGGCTCAGATTACCGAGTCCGTTGAAACGCAGGATATTGATATTCTTGATCCGGCCATTCCGCCTCAATATCCCGTAAATCGTGATAAGAAAAAGAAGGCGGCAATGGGAGGATTTCTGGCGCTTTTTCTTTCATTGGGAACCGCCATTACACTGGAATTCATGGACAAAACAATCAAAACACCTGAAGATGTAAAAAAATATTTGAAATTGTCTGTGATCGGCACCATTCCCAATGTGAAATTTGATGAAGAAATCGAATTGAATGATGCGGATAAAATCAAGAAAATAGATTCACAATTGGTGACATACGATTATTCCCCCACGCCAGTAGGCGAAGCCTACCGTGCGCTCCGTACAAAAATCATGTTTTCCAAAAACACCGGCCGGATAAAAACACTGGTCGTCACCAGTTTTGCGCCGGGTGATGGAAAATCCTTTACCTGTTCCAATTTGGCCATTACGCTTGCCCAGCACAAAACCAATGTTCTGTTGGTGGATGCCGACCTGCGGCGGGGCGTGCAGCATAATACGTTCTCTGTGGCAAAGGAACCCGGATTAACGAATTACCTGATGGGAGTAGCCACGTTCAATGAAGTGACTCAGGAAACCCACGTGCCCAATTTATACATGGTGAGTTGCGGTTCAATGGTTCCCAATCCGTCGGAGCTGCTGGGGTCGATGCGATTGAAACGATTTATCGACGAAGCCAAACGCCGATTCGATTTTATCATGTTTGATACCCCCCCGCTCAATGCCGCCACCGATTCGGTTGTTTTGGGCACGCAGGTGGATGGTCTGCTAATAATTGCGCGGGCGGAGGTTACCAACAGAAATGTTGCCAAACAAAAATTGGATTTATTTGAAAATGTTCCGGTAAATATTATTGGTGCCGTTTTGAATGGATCTGAACAGGATTTGGCGCACGAGGGGTACAGCTATTATCATTATTAG